In the Drosophila willistoni isolate 14030-0811.24 chromosome 3R, UCI_dwil_1.1, whole genome shotgun sequence genome, TTAAACTGGTTTCACATGTCCAGTTGAAGATTCTCGAATTGATTTCAAATGCATTCGGTATGAAATAATTGCTTATTAAAAAGCGCTAAATACAAATACCTACCAATAGGATGAGTATGTGgtcaaaaccaaaaatcttTCCATCTTAATCGTCTTCCTCTTTACTGatgtttatttgtattttttttttcttcttcagtaCATAAGCAAATAATGCTACATCATCTGTAACCCGTCTCAAGTGAACGAGACTTATTcgagttggttttttttttgtgtttatatttaaatattgaaaggGGGAATTTTTGATCACAGAACACgcaaatggaaaattattGACTAGCTCAAAATATCTAATCAATTGAACTGTCACAATCAACGAAATTGAGTTGATAATTGATTATGTGATGATAGAAATCATTAACTAtttacaaacaaacacactTTCATTACATGATAACTACGCAAAAAGTTTTCTACAAGTAAATaagtacctacatatatatctacatattaTATGCTGTAATTATCCacaatatttgtttaattttttgttggtttctttATTCAATTTCGAATTCTACGATTCATCATTCGTCCAAGTACCGATAagtatttagaatattttaaaaatatcaacaTCAAAAGACCCTACCCTACCCTAAAGAAAGAGATTAGCTATGTGACTCTTCGTAATTAATAGAACATCATTTAgtaaacatacaaaattttcatgCAATTTGCCTTAATGGACTTACGATTCAATTGAAAGCATTGCACTGCAGTTAAAAACGAGCCAAGGGCTAATAAGATCTGATGCCACAGCATATTGCCAAATCGTTGATTTCTGTAATATTTCACTCGAATTTAATATGTTTTCGGGAATAAGTCTTTGCACTTTCGACACACGCACTAATAATCGCCGAGTAGCTGTGGGCAGTGCACAGAAAATGCAatgaacacacacaaagaaagagagggaaagaTAATATATTTCATCAACGCATCACGAATGAAAatacaaaagacaaaaaacaaaaagacggGGGCTGCGCTTCCAATGCCAAATTTTCGTTGATTAGGAAATGCACTCCACACTGCACTCTTTGCTAGCTTCCGATCGCTATTCGAATGATCTGTGCGCGCCAACGTTCAGGCCGAGAATGAATATCATTTGAGATAGAGTCTCGCGAAGATGCGTGCCATGCCATGCCAAGTGGATAGCTAATGGGACTGTTTCAGGTTCGATGTCTCCGTCGTTGTAATTATGATGTGATGTGATCAACTTGCACTGAGATGTTTCAAAACTTTCGAGTGCGTTGGTtttcacaaaaacaaaaacaaaacaggaaaaccaacaaatgaaaaacaacaaaaaaatcaaaataaataaaatgcgtTGGAACATGTTTGATACTGCCGGAGCCCTACGCTATCGCCCACATGCAGCTGATTTATGGATTCCAGCTCTATAGAAATTATTATGATTACCTCACATTGAAGTTGGGCAAATAGCAGAAGTTCTGGCGTATTACAGAACACGTTTTGGCCAtattgtctatatatatgtgtgtaccTTTGTATGAATATAAAATTATCTCAGAGCCATGAGAATGTGCGtagcaaaaaataaacaaatacatatatgtatatatttgtctTTAGGCAAGGGTCATAGCGGATACCTTAATTAGCTAACTATAATTATTGATGCTCAAAAtggagagaaaaagaaaaaacaaaaacacctTCTTATCATACACAAACGAAAGACTTAGACAACAAACTTGATTCttaatctctctctttcttttttgtcttctttgcAGACAACTTTTAGGCCTAATTCATCTATCACAGGCACGTGCACGTTTAGATCTATCCAATACGGTTACCAATCTTCACGTACGCGACATTATCGCTCTGGTAAGCGAAAGCATTGCCCAAACTAGCCTTATTACGGAGCACGGGGGCATGGCCCAGGGTCGTGGTCAAGCAATGATGGCATCAAGTGCTGGCGGTAGTCGCAATTCTCAGCTTCGAAATTTCATTCATATGCTGCACTTACGTTCGGAGGCTCAGTGTCGCAGAATCTTTGACTATGATGAGCTAAAGGAAATCGCTAAACGTGCTGGCATCATGACGGGCATTAGCCAACTTGTCGAAATCGCCAACATGGGCGGTCACATACTCAAAAAGGGGCCCGACATGTATGAATTGGTCCCGGAATAGATCAATTCAAACCAACACTAAACCACTAAATCAATTAAATGTGCATAAAACTATTTATGCATTGTATTAAAGTATTAGTTTGTAAGACATCTTACTTTATCTAAGAAGTAAAGATAAATGAAATAGTAATGAGGCTAAGAAATTGCCCAgcaattgtttataattttcaatatattcaTTGAGTAAATATCATATTCTATCATACTATTATCTCTTTCATTCATACTATCTCACCTTTAATTGAGATAAATAGCAGGTGCCATAACAAAAgaaatccataaaaattggcacccaaaagtatgtgaaataaaatattgttaaaaattttggtttcatttaatactttattatGTATTTTGAATTCATTAAATGTactaatttattataaataaaagtaaaatcaTTACATAAAACCAGTTTTGAAATGTCTTTTTAATGTTTCTTTACGCTTTTGTTATCAGTTGTCATAACCTatagttatatgtatatatattcatttagCTTGTTTTAATGTGAGGCGTTTGTCTTTCTATCGTAAGTAGTAACTATTTTTGATTAATTCcggtatatgtatgtatatgtaaaagGTAGAGCACTAGAATTTTATGCCTTAACATTAAGGTGaattacatatttatatattagaGCTATAATTTACCGTGCTGTTTTGAGATTAACTATTTACAGTATGTATTTGCTATGaaacatataaatttttggcttaacctttttttatttttgctatctgtttttgtttttctcctAAACTTATACTACATACTTTTTGAGATTGGTTATGAACgagaataaatataaatttatataaacgATTTTGGTTCGCAAAACcgctcgaaaaagaaaactataatataatttttgcaaaaacgTTTTAGGCTAATCAGTCTAAAAAATATTCGAAAACAAAGGTAAATTGATCTAATTTGCTGGCTAAATATTTGCGTCTAAATATTTGCATgctaattaaataaaaaaagaacaaaaaacaagctAAGGATATTACTTTAGTtctaaatatttgcatatcaTATAAGGTATTTGTATAATCGTCTAGTTTCCGTGGGATGTCAGAGGAAATAATTGTACAaagtgtgtgttggtgtgtgttgGGGTGTGTCTGGATGTGGGTGTGGCGGAGAAATTGGCTAAACATGGGATGGAATGGCTATTGCATTAAGTCGTGTTTGCTGTCTGCTAGCATATGTGTTTGTACTTAATATATGTAACTAATTGAGATAGAAACGGAAACGAGCAACTAAGTAAAGCTAAGAAAATTCACTTTGCACTTTGCGCttacaaaactaaaagaaaaagctcaaaataaatacaataaatattccacttaaaacaaaattcgAACAAAATTCGATGGGGTTTGGTTTGTCGGGCGTTTGTCATAGAATCGCTTTACAATTCGCCGCGAAACGTGAGATTAAAAGTGCGCAATTCCATGGGCTCCAAACTGATCTGACTGAGGGACTTAAGGCGAAGCTTGGACTTGGATTTATCTGGCACTGCTTGTAGTCCCGTCAAACTCGTAGCTTCAATGCTTTCCAAACGCAGTTGGCCCAATTGGACGGCGCCCAGTCCTTTGGCCGACAAGGGACAAAGAGTGGAGAGGTCCGATTCGTGTCCGGCACTCACACTACAGTCGAATCCCTGGCGATGCAAGACCAGCAGAGCCGAAGCGGACGGAAATAGTTGCAACTCTGGATCGGACAGAGTTCGTAGGGTGGTAAGATGAACATCGCAGGGCAGTTGTCCCTGTGGCAAAAGGCGCACCCGGCTGTGCAATGCCGCCTGCGGCTGTTCGTAATTGCTAATGAAGTAGATATTCGGCGGGTAACGCAAGCCATTGGCCAAATGCTGAGCTTGTAAACTGGGAATTTTGTAGTTTGGTGGCTTAACCTCATGCTGTCCCGCCGGCATGTCCTCCACCAGTAGCCAGAACTTGTGCCGGGTCAGATGACTATCCACAACACCTTCGCCCATGCCACGATAATCGTCGTAGAGTGTGCGTCGATCTAACATGACCTCCAGTTGGCCAGGCTCATAACTGGCTGCACCCTGAGCATGGGTGGTCAGCAGGGTAAGACGCAGATGAGAATCCTGCATAAAGGCTCCAGATGTTATGGGGAAATAGTTGCCCTCAATTCCAATGGCGGGTACTTTAATGCGTctgcgaaaacaaaaaacaagcgTCATTTAGCTAAAGTGAGTCAGAAAATGTACACAACGACTTACTCATGATATTGGAAGCCATTCTGATCACTATAGAAAACAGGTAGCTCCGGCATTGTGCCAGCTTCGGCAGCCTCTTTCAATACATCTCGTTGCTGTGGCGTTGCAGCAATATTGTCGATGTTCGTAACTAGACGCATAAACAACTCTGTCTCACGATTCTTGGGTGGCGGTTCAAAGTCAATGTCGTTCTCAATATAAATTCCTGTATCTAGATGGGTGCGGGTATTGAAAATGCGCACCGTATGGGCCAGGAATGGACCATAGATCACTGTGACATCGCTGGCAATGGGTCCAGAGGTGATGATTATTCTCACATCTGTATACTGTTCAAGGACATCTTTCTCGGCCTCGCTCTGTTCGGGATCCGTCTTGAATAGATATGCACCGGAATGAAATTGGGCACTGCGATAGGCGGCAAATTTAATATTGCATTGCAATGGCTTGAGCAATTGTTTCTTTTGATTCTTTCTCGTGATGGTCTTGAGGAAACCGCTTTTCTCATCGAATAGAAGCCGCATATGCGGATTCTCCAGTTGTATGTCACCTGAAATATATGAGGAATTGTTATAAAAAGGTTAAGTTGACTCAGAGTTAGAATGTCATTAAGTAGGATTATTAAGtagaaagtaaataaaatgcaaGGCAGATCGATGCTAAAACTAGTTTTTAGATcacgatttttttttatttttgtttttctattgcACAATTCATTTGAAATCGAATTCAGAGTGGACAGTCAACAATTAGAGATCATGGTGTACACTTGCGTTTATCTAATTCTCGTCTCTCACACATTGTTGGCCTTTGCCAATCAATTACGTAAGTCAATTCAATAGAATTTCCATAATTGTTATTAccttaataaatatataatatatatactactATATACAGCTACTGATATCGAGAAATGTCACTATGGTGATACAAAATGCTTAGCCAAGAGCATGAATTATGTTATCAAACATTATGGTAAAACAGGAATTCCGGCATTGAAATGGCCATCTCTGAGTTTAGTAAATGTATCGACTGTCAGATTTATACAGGATGATCATAGCAGACCTATATGGTATGACGgtgatattttttataccatagTTAAAGGACTTGAAAATTCAACTGTTACCAAAGTACGAGGCTTTGGAGAGGATCCAAGTGCTGGCGATAGTGAGATAAATATTATGATTCCTAGCACGATAACAACAagcaaatttaaattcaaagttaatattttaaatatacccATTATGCTTTCTGGATTTTCCACATTGGATACGCAAAACATTCgagtaaaagtaaaaatgtCATTTGTGCGTGATAATCGAGGATATGTGAAGGTTTATAAAGTGATTATAAACGCTAAATGGGATCGGTAAGTTCCAGCATGATCGAATTTGATTAACCAATTATTATTgcttataaatttgtattcttTAAGATGGATaattgatttgaaaaatattgattCCGAGAACACAGATCTTATTAATCTGGTGACTGATTGGATCAATGAGAACTGGGCAGAACTATTCAAAGATGCTGAACCATTAACGACCCAAAAAGGTAATGAAGTTGTGTTAAAACTATTGAATGACAGGTTCTCTACCATACGCTATGAAGACATGTTTCTAAAACCTAATAATTGatgttgaaaatttttgtaaaataaaaaaataaggaaaaaaaagtgatTGATTTACTCACCACCTGGTTTGGCTCGCGTTTCAAAATCTGGCAAGGCAGTGACATTTGCCGTGACAGGACGTTCAGGAGTAGAAGTCGATCCTGAACCTGTATTCGTCTCCGTGCAGTCATCACAGTAAACTGTTGCAATGCTTCGCTTATAGTTAACCTCATCAGGATGGACACGGAAAGTGGTTAGGGATAGAGGCTCCAGTTCGGTCACAAACATCACCTCGTAGCGTCGTGTCGAGATTCGGATACTTCCAGCTGTTCCTGTAGTACCTCCAAAGCCCATATTATAGCCTTCCTCGGTGATATTCCATACTGGATTGATTTGTATGTGCTTCATTTCCTCACCCAAATCGTTGAGAATTTTCACATTGGGCTGCGGAACTCGAAGTGTGATAATTTCCATACGCTTTTGGGCCAGAGAATTGTAGATGACAAAGGTGCCAACTGGCTCTCCAGCTCCGTTTCCGGCAGATGATGGATTAGTTGATTCATCACCCGCAGTTACCATCTGAATGGACATCTTGCGAGGCATCCAATTGAAATTATCGCGCTCAAATTCGCTAAGCAAAAAACCATGCTGATGAGGCGGATCTTTCTGTAGAAGCAATTCCAAGCAGGATTGCTGCATCTTTACCATACTCTGAATACTCTCAAACAGTCGCATGGCATAGTCACGCATTACGGAGGCCTTCGACGTGCCCGTGATGGCATCGTGATGCTGAAAGAGACCCAAATTACGTCGAGCCACGATAATGTGCTCGTAATTCTTCTCGTATATCTTGATGGAATTCTCATGTCTACCCTGGCGGGCTGTATTATAGGCCAAGGTGAATAGAATTTCAGCGGCGCGAAGATTGTGTTCCAATTCCGAGCTTAGAAGCTTATAAAATGGACGTGTGGTGAAGTAACCCGACCAATAAGCTGGTCTTCCCTCGGAGAAAATATCCGAGTAGACAAAGAAATCTCC is a window encoding:
- the LOC6650734 gene encoding DNA replication licensing factor REC, with translation MRIQLLGLIHLSQARARLDLSNTVTNLHVRDIIALVSESIAQTSLITEHGGMAQGRGQAMMASSAGGSRNSQLRNFIHMLHLRSEAQCRRIFDYDELKEIAKRAGIMTGISQLVEIANMGGHILKKGPDMYELVPE
- the LOC6650735 gene encoding alpha-mannosidase 2 isoform X1, producing the protein MSFKLFRRGSARCIGLLSAFVTILLCLYYISIGQPNPAPATEVGSATAAGRVQLPNSQFGGFGVVGGVAATRQQQAHKQQQQQHLSTFANQKRLSELPTAKQQEQSIQNEQEQDNPDWGDKCYVLLQSNTNITATEEHSKFDFQPEWMRSKEYWDRGFEERFENQKKEKQRPPLKVIVVPHSHNDPGWLKTFTNYFQSDSRQILNLLVTKMQEYKDMTFIWSEISFLQLWWDQAHPTKQRALKRLINSGRIEITTGGWVMTDEANVHIYPMLDQLIEGHQWLKNNLNVTPKVGWSIDPFGHGSTVPYLLSGSNFEGTIIQRIHYAWKQWFARQESGDFIWTPYWRTQKGHMLTHNMPFDIYSIKGSCGPHPFICLNFDFRKIPGEYTEYSVKAQFITDENIEEKAQLLLEQYARTASLFPHNVALIPVGDDFRYNKEREVDQQYTNYKKLIDHIMNNKRLYNVDIKFGTPSDYFKAIRERMKERSLSFPSFKGDFFVYSDIFSEGRPAYWSGYFTTRPFYKLLSSELEHNLRAAEILFTLAYNTARQGRHENSIKIYEKNYEHIIVARRNLGLFQHHDAITGTSKASVMRDYAMRLFESIQSMVKMQQSCLELLLQKDPPHQHGFLLSEFERDNFNWMPRKMSIQMVTAGDESTNPSSAGNGAGEPVGTFVIYNSLAQKRMEIITLRVPQPNVKILNDLGEEMKHIQINPVWNITEEGYNMGFGGTTGTAGSIRISTRRYEVMFVTELEPLSLTTFRVHPDEVNYKRSIATVYCDDCTETNTGSGSTSTPERPVTANVTALPDFETRAKPGGDIQLENPHMRLLFDEKSGFLKTITRKNQKKQLLKPLQCNIKFAAYRSAQFHSGAYLFKTDPEQSEAEKDVLEQYTDVRIIITSGPIASDVTVIYGPFLAHTVRIFNTRTHLDTGIYIENDIDFEPPPKNRETELFMRLVTNIDNIAATPQQRDVLKEAAEAGTMPELPVFYSDQNGFQYHERIKVPAIGIEGNYFPITSGAFMQDSHLRLTLLTTHAQGAASYEPGQLEVMLDRRTLYDDYRGMGEGVVDSHLTRHKFWLLVEDMPAGQHEVKPPNYKIPSLQAQHLANGLRYPPNIYFISNYEQPQAALHSRVRLLPQGQLPCDVHLTTLRTLSDPELQLFPSASALLVLHRQGFDCSVSAGHESDLSTLCPLSAKGLGAVQLGQLRLESIEATSLTGLQAVPDKSKSKLRLKSLSQISLEPMELRTFNLTFRGEL
- the LOC124461041 gene encoding uncharacterized protein LOC124461041; its protein translation is MVYTCVYLILVSHTLLAFANQLPTDIEKCHYGDTKCLAKSMNYVIKHYGKTGIPALKWPSLSLVNVSTVRFIQDDHSRPIWYDGDIFYTIVKGLENSTVTKVRGFGEDPSAGDSEINIMIPSTITTSKFKFKVNILNIPIMLSGFSTLDTQNIRVKVKMSFVRDNRGYVKVYKVIINAKWDRWIIDLKNIDSENTDLINLVTDWINENWAELFKDAEPLTTQKGNEVVLKLLNDRFSTIRYEDMFLKPNN